The sequence ATTTTCTCGTGAGTGACCGGCTTCACTTCGGTTAGGTTTTTATGTGAGTTGACACGCCCACAACCGGCGGTTGATCGGGAAGCGGGTGGTCGGGTAGCGGGACGATGGGCGCGTCGCCCCACAAGCGCTCGAGGTTGTAGAACTCCCGCTCCTCGCGATGGAAGACGTGGACCACCACGTCGCCCGCGTCGAGCAAGACCCAGCGGGCCTCGTCGTACCCCTCCATCCCGCGCACGAAGATCCCGTTTTCCTCCAATTTGTCGCGCACGGCCGCCGCGATGGCCTGCACTTGCGTTTCGGAATTGCCGTGGCAGATGACGAAATAATCGGCGATCACCGACAGTCCGCGAATATCCAAAATCAGGACGTTTTGCGCCTTTTTGTCTTGCGCGGCCGTCGCGGCCAGGAGCGCCACCTCTTTGCCCGTCATCCTCCACCCTCCTTGTTCCGCGCTGCGCATGCGCCGATGAGATCATTGTAGGCCAAAAGCGTCAGGGGATATACGCGCATTCCCCGGGAAATGAGGTAGGCGATCGTTCCGCCCAACGCCTTGGCCAGCGCCGCGTCGAGATCCACCTCCGCCAGGCGGCGAATCTCGTCGACCCCTGGAAACTGCCGCCCCGGCTCGATGTAGTCGGCCAGACAAACCACCTTTTCCAGCACGCTC is a genomic window of Calditerricola satsumensis containing:
- the rsfS gene encoding ribosome silencing factor — encoded protein: MTGKEVALLAATAAQDKKAQNVLILDIRGLSVIADYFVICHGNSETQVQAIAAAVRDKLEENGIFVRGMEGYDEARWVLLDAGDVVVHVFHREEREFYNLERLWGDAPIVPLPDHPLPDQPPVVGVSTHIKT